One genomic window of Elaeis guineensis isolate ETL-2024a chromosome 2, EG11, whole genome shotgun sequence includes the following:
- the LOC140855559 gene encoding uncharacterized protein, which translates to MALLAHQTQRSYSTCSLRPKALIHGVRWRSCAAFQFIGRKDEFIPLKHRLHFRGQPIISQKRRAFKVSSFKGNAQHDEPEARDSCSKFPKAPVQLSTQDDSEKILSDSHNGQKHPLSYAPEGREDTRAGSLAIQKLFRKWLIMLRTQTSSQRMDENIWQEPAQGVTSEGQHVTVRMKAGIMLKAALVYFLGLDATISIPLLIFIPWYLTVRVVYGVEVTKELTPLWILGPLIVALYIKIIQGLCSLYLFVFMQAVRLVKNLPTYSLLVHNYIAEGKLKAVFWALFWKPIIDIKNLDYRDLFRQKAQQLGEWAGEKYLDFIESIWPYYCRTIRFLKKAHLI; encoded by the exons ATGGCGTTGTTAGCACACCAGACGCAG CGTTCTTATTCAACCTGTTCCTTGAGGCCTAAAGCATTGATCCATGGAGTGAGGTGGAGATCTTGTGCAGCATTTCAGTTCATTGGAAGGAAAGATGAGTTTATACCATTGAAGCATCGGTTGCATTTCAG AGGCCAACCTATTATTTCACAAAAGAGGAGAGCTTTCAAAGTGTCATCTTTTAAAGGCAATGCCCAGCATGATGAACCAGAAGCCAGAGACAGTTGCTCAAAATTTCCCAAGGCACCAGTTCAGCTCTCCACACAAGATGatagtgaaaaaattttatctgatTCTCATAATGGACAAAAGCATCCACTATCTTATGCACCGGAAGGCAGAGAAGACACCAGAGCTGGATCTCTTGCAATACAAAAACTATTCAGGAAGTGGTTGATCATGCTGCGGACACAGACATCTAGTCAGAGAATGGATGAAAATATCTGGCAAGAACCTGCCCAGGGTGTaacttctgaaggtcaacatgtGACTGTGAGAATGAAGGCAGGGATTATGTTGAAGGCTGCACTTGTGTACTTTCTGGGACTTGATGCAACAATATCTATCCCACTTTTGATATT CATACCATGGTACCTAACTGTCAGAGTGGTGTATGGAGTAGAAGTCACAAAGGAGTTGACGCCTTTATGGATTCTTGGGCCTCTAATCGTTGCTCTTTATATAAAAATCATTCAAGGACTCTGTTCACTGTATCTTTTCGTCTTCATGCAAGCTGTTAGATTGGTGAAGAACCTACCAACATACTCTTTGTTGGTGCATAATTACATAGCTGAGGGAAAGCTCAAAGCAGTTTTCTGGGCCCTTTTCTGGAAGCCTATAATAGACATCAAAAACTTAGATTACAGGGATCTTTTCAGACAGAAAGCCCAACAACTTGGAGAGTGGGCGGGTGAGAAATATCTCGATTTTATTGAATCAATATGGCCATACTACTGCAGAACTATCCGATTTTTGAAGAAAGCACATCTCATTTAG
- the LOC140855560 gene encoding uncharacterized protein, translating into MVLISEIAGDNPNAEEEGRKEEEGPAEEELKVDEEKDSPEKPQEPAESGGASGEVKESPAKGPQGSSAGQTHYNEYALRVAYIMRSYLSMREAGVAGAGQGPPTREAAVPAGDRCKAMMEVVRKEHGMWTVSKLVMEHNHELLPNKDAGGDGAGLVPAVGMEFDSVEVAKAFYYGYGEKSGFKARTGSNRRSAGSGALIMQRFLCWRGNYLMYRKNLDASAGKRKRGPYKRRARRLAEEAAAAAQSARKDGDVVEVIQVESSTEKGGMAGDDHGLEVQSGPPVKEQVVVEKDVGQKPSAPAVGMPVPAVAAAARKDDGKAIPLTNTAQSRLLRELGVRAFRYTQEERRDIILKYTMKKTNRQGVESPVKVPSQQALAERRQRGIGGRFLSRDESQVIAFLPKALS; encoded by the exons ATGGTGCTGATTTCGGAGATAGCGGGCGACAATCCGAACGCGGAGGAGGAGGggcgaaaggaggaggaggggccaGCGGAGGAGGAGCTGAAGGTGGACGAGGAGAAGGACTCCCCGGAGAAGCCCCAGGAGCCGGCGGAGAGTGGGGGTGCCTCTGGAGAGGTGAAGGAGTCTCCGGCCAAGGGGCCGCAGGGGTCGTCGGCGGGGCAGACGCACTACAACGAGTACGCCCTCCGGGTGGCCTACATCATGCGGAGCTACCTCTCCATGCGGGAGGCGGGCGTCGCTGGCGCCGGGCAGGGGCCGCCGACGAGGGAGGCGGCGGTGCCGGCGGGGGACCGATGTAAGGCGATGATGGAGGTGGTGCGGAAGGAGCATGGGATGTGGACGGTGTCGAAACTTGTGATGGAGCACAACCATGAGCTCTTGCCAAACAAGGATGCCGGTGGAGATGGTGCTGGGCTGGTGCCTGCCGTGGGCATGGAGTTCGATTCTGTGGAGGTTGCCAAGGCTTTCTATTATGGGTATGGTGAAAAGTCTGGGTTTAAGGCTCGGACAGGCTCCAACAGGCGGTCAGCAGGCAGTGGTGCTCTAATCATGCAGAGGTTCTTGTGTTGGAGAGGAAATTATCTAATGTACAGGAAGAATTTGGATGCCAGTGCAGGGAAACGGAAGCGGGGGCCATATAAGAGGAGAGCTCGCAGGCTTGCAGAGGAGGCAGCAGCAGCAGCACAATCAGCGAGGAAAGATGGGGATGTGGTGGAGGTCATCCAGGTCGAGAGTTCAACAGAGAAGGGAGGTATGGCCGGTGATGACCATGGGCTCGAGGTCCAAAGTGGTCCTCCGGTAAAAGAACAAGTGGTTGTGGAGAAGGATGTTGGGCAGAAACCATCTGCTCCAGCTGTTGGTATGCCTGTGCCTGCAGTCGCAGCTGCTGCTAGGAAAGATGATGGGAAGGCAATCCCTCTAACCAATACTGCACAGTCTCGATTGTTGAGGGAGCTTGGTGTAAGAGCATTTCGATACACACAAGAAGAAAGGAGAGATATAATTCTCAAATACACGATGAAAAAGACTAATAGGCAGGGTGTAGAGAGTCCTGTTAAG GTTCCTTCACAACAAGCTTTGGCTGAAAGGCGTCAGCGAGGCATTGGAGGAAGGTTCCTTAGCAGAGATGAGTCACAGGTAATTGCCTTTCTCCCTAAAGCCTTGAGCTAA